The following proteins are encoded in a genomic region of Betaproteobacteria bacterium:
- a CDS encoding NAD(P)-dependent oxidoreductase, whose amino-acid sequence MKTILITGAAGDVGTHLRRELAGKYHLRLSDVRPINALAAGEKSAPGDVAKMSDMLRVTQDVDAIVHLGGFSVEGPWEMILRANIIGCYNLFEAALRNGVKRVLFASSNHATGFYKRDEKIDHRVYPKPDSRYGVSKAFGEQIGSLYADKYGMEVFCMRIGNVTIAPPDKRRLSNWISPRDFARLVSVGIDNPNIRFEIVYGVSDNKRSWYDNANAHRLGYQPQDDAERYADEVLAREKPGDPRAERYQGGNFVFAEIGGDPSRRAPDLGKAPKLGKARKSKKAPKLKKAPKPKKK is encoded by the coding sequence GTCGGTACGCATCTGCGCCGCGAGCTGGCCGGCAAGTACCATCTCCGTTTATCCGACGTGCGGCCGATCAATGCGCTCGCCGCCGGAGAAAAATCGGCGCCCGGCGACGTCGCAAAGATGTCCGACATGCTGCGCGTCACCCAGGATGTGGATGCGATCGTGCATCTCGGTGGATTTTCGGTCGAAGGGCCGTGGGAGATGATCCTGCGTGCCAACATCATCGGCTGCTACAACCTGTTCGAGGCCGCGCTCAGGAACGGCGTCAAGCGCGTGTTGTTCGCGTCCAGCAATCACGCCACCGGCTTCTACAAGCGCGACGAGAAGATCGATCACCGTGTCTATCCGAAACCGGATAGCCGCTACGGCGTTTCGAAGGCCTTCGGCGAGCAGATTGGCAGTCTCTATGCCGACAAGTACGGCATGGAAGTATTCTGCATGCGCATCGGCAACGTCACGATTGCGCCGCCGGACAAGCGGCGGCTGTCGAACTGGATCAGCCCGCGCGATTTCGCCCGGCTGGTCTCGGTGGGCATCGACAATCCGAATATCCGTTTCGAAATCGTCTACGGCGTCTCCGACAACAAGCGCAGCTGGTACGACAATGCGAACGCGCATCGGCTCGGTTATCAACCGCAGGACGATGCCGAGCGTTATGCCGACGAAGTGCTGGCCAGGGAGAAGCCGGGCGATCCGCGTGCCGAGAGGTATCAGGGCGGCAACTTCGTGTTCGCCGAGATCGGCGGCGACCCGAGTCGCAGGGCTCCTGATTTGGGGAAGGCCCCTAAACTTGGTAAGGCGCGAAAGTCAAAGAAGGCCCCCAAGCTGAAGAAAGCGCCGAAACCGAAGAAGAAATGA
- a CDS encoding hydroxyacid dehydrogenase, with translation MATILLTHPPQVRENYYSDKALAALKALGEVRRNPLERELSTAELIEAARGCEIIVTHRHVPGDAELFAGLPGLVAFCRCAIDIRNVDVAAASVHGVLVTQASAGFIPATAEWVLGAMIDLGRRISLATEDYHAGKVPVSVMGRQLQGATLGVIGYGQIGRYLCDLGIALGMRVLVSDPYAKVVNAALAHVELPQLLAESDFVACLAVATEETENLMNEQAFAQMKPGAFFVNASRGNLVDEAALLRALDGGRIAGCAMDVGRAADQTPSPALARHPQVIATPHIGGLTPQATEHQALETVAQVAEILEGRAPKGAVNAEQATRLTRPRRD, from the coding sequence GTGGCTACCATCCTGCTCACGCATCCGCCGCAAGTCCGGGAAAACTATTACAGCGATAAGGCCCTCGCCGCGCTCAAGGCATTGGGCGAAGTGCGCCGCAATCCGCTGGAACGGGAACTGAGCACCGCCGAACTGATCGAGGCGGCACGCGGCTGCGAGATCATCGTGACCCATCGCCATGTTCCCGGCGATGCGGAACTGTTCGCCGGCCTGCCGGGGCTGGTGGCGTTCTGCCGCTGTGCAATCGATATCCGTAACGTCGATGTCGCAGCAGCCTCCGTGCACGGTGTGCTGGTGACGCAGGCGAGCGCGGGCTTCATCCCCGCTACGGCCGAATGGGTGCTGGGGGCCATGATCGACCTGGGACGCAGGATCAGCCTCGCGACCGAGGACTACCATGCCGGCAAAGTGCCGGTGTCGGTCATGGGACGGCAGTTGCAAGGCGCGACGCTCGGCGTCATCGGCTACGGTCAAATCGGGCGTTACCTGTGCGATCTGGGGATCGCGCTGGGAATGCGCGTACTCGTCAGCGATCCCTACGCGAAAGTCGTGAACGCCGCACTGGCTCACGTCGAGTTGCCGCAACTGCTGGCGGAATCGGATTTCGTCGCCTGCCTTGCGGTCGCAACCGAAGAGACTGAAAATCTGATGAACGAACAGGCTTTCGCACAAATGAAACCGGGCGCCTTCTTCGTCAATGCTTCGCGCGGCAATCTGGTGGACGAAGCGGCGCTGCTGCGTGCGCTCGACGGCGGACGCATCGCCGGCTGCGCAATGGATGTCGGCCGTGCCGCGGATCAGACGCCGTCGCCCGCGCTCGCGCGCCATCCACAGGTGATCGCCACGCCGCACATCGGCGGACTCACGCCACAGGCGACCGAGCATCAGGCGTTGGAGACGGTGGCGCAGGTTGCCGAAATTCTCGAGGGCCGCGCACCGAAGGGGGCCGTCAATGCGGAGCAAGCCACGCGGCTGACGAGGCCGCGGCGTGACTGA
- a CDS encoding Gfo/Idh/MocA family oxidoreductase produces the protein MKKTRIAIVGLGMAVEPHAKSALDLAGRVEVAYAYSPSAERRAKFAEKFPFSQCDKLETILDDPSIDAIAVLTPPNTHLGIVKRCAVAGKHVLLEKPLEITTARAEEMVAECRAGGVTLGVVLQHRHKPAVERLAELLRSGEIGALVGASAIIRLWRPQSYYDDPGRGTRARDGGGVLITQAIHTLDVLLSLAGQPAEVMSLAGTTPVHRMESEDMVCAAVRWRNGALGVIEATTAAYPGAAERIELTGTRGTATLLGTALEVRRHDGHTQILAADGSSGGTGADPMAFPHDYHRSVWRDFLDAIQRGGEPRVNGEEALRVHRLIDALLDSAAKGAPVHFSAASMGTR, from the coding sequence ATGAAGAAGACACGCATTGCCATCGTCGGGCTTGGCATGGCCGTCGAGCCGCACGCAAAGAGCGCACTCGACCTTGCCGGCCGGGTCGAGGTCGCTTACGCCTATAGTCCGAGTGCAGAGCGGCGCGCGAAGTTCGCGGAGAAATTTCCGTTTTCCCAGTGCGACAAGCTGGAAACCATTCTCGACGATCCCTCGATCGACGCCATTGCGGTGCTGACGCCGCCGAATACGCATCTGGGAATCGTCAAGCGCTGCGCCGTCGCCGGAAAGCACGTACTGCTGGAGAAGCCGCTTGAAATCACCACGGCCCGCGCCGAAGAAATGGTTGCCGAATGCCGCGCGGGCGGGGTTACGCTCGGCGTGGTTCTGCAGCATCGCCACAAGCCTGCCGTGGAGCGGCTGGCCGAACTGCTGCGCAGTGGAGAGATTGGCGCCCTGGTTGGCGCCTCAGCCATCATCCGGTTGTGGCGGCCGCAGAGTTATTACGACGATCCCGGGCGCGGCACACGCGCGCGCGACGGCGGCGGGGTGCTGATCACGCAGGCAATCCATACGCTCGATGTGCTGCTGTCGCTCGCCGGCCAACCCGCGGAAGTGATGAGCCTCGCGGGTACGACCCCGGTTCATCGCATGGAGAGCGAGGACATGGTCTGCGCGGCGGTGCGCTGGCGCAATGGCGCCCTCGGCGTCATCGAGGCCACCACCGCGGCTTATCCGGGTGCGGCGGAGCGCATCGAACTCACCGGCACGCGCGGCACGGCGACGCTGCTCGGTACGGCACTGGAAGTGCGCCGGCACGACGGGCATACGCAAATCCTGGCAGCGGATGGTTCATCGGGAGGCACCGGCGCCGATCCGATGGCCTTCCCACACGATTATCACCGCAGCGTCTGGCGGGATTTCCTGGATGCGATCCAGCGCGGCGGCGAGCCACGGGTCAACGGCGAAGAAGCGCTGCGTGTGCACCGGCTGATCGATGCGCTGCTCGACAGCGCTGCGAAAGGCGCTCCGGTTCATTTCAGTGCCGCAAGTATGGGAACCCGGTAG
- a CDS encoding oxidoreductase produces MQKKHTIVILNPGHFHAALTLRERHPLIDDDVHVFAEDGPDVDHFVRLVHSFNDREVDPTDWMLYVHRGADYMEKLIAQRPGEVVIVAGRNNEKIPLIHILHAQGFRVLGDKPWLIESEQIGLLREVTASAPLAMDIMTERHEVANRVQKALVQQSAVFGDFRIDGDQPAIAVRSVHHLYKRVNNRPLQRPAWYFDPAVQGEGITDVTTHLVDLVQWMTGDGVRFDFDWHVERLSARQWPTAIPRDLFSRITGLEDFPAALRDRVADGALQYLCNAALSYRLRGIPVEIETLWALEEPEGSGDLHRAILRGTKSDLIVDQGPETGFLTMLTISPAEGGKVFAEALTDAVAKMQTEFPGLGVEPAGAEFRITIPKALRTTHEQYFAAVLQTFLAYIDEGRWPGNLGSDLDTKYTLLAQALDLSHRSAAAAPRVELRG; encoded by the coding sequence GTGCAGAAGAAGCACACTATCGTCATTCTCAATCCCGGCCACTTTCACGCCGCACTCACGCTGCGCGAGCGCCATCCGCTGATCGACGACGACGTTCATGTCTTCGCCGAAGATGGACCGGACGTGGACCATTTCGTGCGCCTCGTTCACTCCTTCAACGATCGCGAAGTCGACCCGACGGACTGGATGCTCTACGTCCATCGCGGTGCCGATTATATGGAGAAGCTGATCGCGCAGCGTCCGGGAGAGGTCGTCATCGTCGCCGGCAGGAACAACGAGAAAATACCGCTAATCCATATCCTGCACGCGCAGGGTTTTCGCGTGCTGGGCGACAAGCCCTGGTTGATCGAGAGCGAGCAGATCGGACTGCTGAGAGAGGTCACCGCGAGTGCGCCGCTGGCGATGGATATCATGACCGAGCGCCATGAGGTGGCGAACCGGGTGCAGAAGGCGCTCGTACAGCAGTCCGCGGTATTCGGCGACTTCCGCATCGACGGCGACCAACCCGCGATTGCCGTCCGCAGCGTGCATCACCTCTACAAGAGGGTCAACAACCGGCCGCTGCAGCGGCCAGCCTGGTACTTCGATCCCGCGGTGCAAGGCGAGGGCATCACCGATGTCACCACGCATCTGGTCGACCTGGTGCAATGGATGACCGGCGACGGCGTGCGCTTCGACTTCGACTGGCATGTCGAGCGACTGTCGGCGCGACAGTGGCCGACGGCCATTCCGCGCGACCTCTTCTCGCGTATCACCGGTCTCGAAGATTTTCCGGCAGCGTTGCGTGACCGCGTGGCCGACGGCGCGCTACAGTATCTATGCAACGCCGCGCTGTCGTATCGACTGCGCGGCATTCCGGTGGAAATCGAAACGCTCTGGGCGTTGGAAGAACCGGAGGGCAGCGGCGACCTTCACCGTGCCATTCTACGGGGGACCAAGTCCGATCTGATCGTCGATCAGGGGCCGGAGACGGGATTCCTGACCATGCTTACCATCAGCCCGGCCGAAGGCGGCAAGGTTTTTGCCGAAGCGCTGACCGACGCCGTCGCCAAGATGCAAACCGAGTTCCCCGGGCTCGGCGTCGAGCCCGCCGGCGCGGAGTTCCGCATCACGATCCCGAAGGCGCTGCGCACCACGCACGAGCAGTACTTCGCCGCCGTGCTGCAGACGTTCCTGGCCTATATCGATGAGGGCAGGTGGCCCGGCAACCTCGGTTCGGATCTCGATACCAAGTACACGCTGCTGGCGCAGGCCCTGGACCTGTCCCATCGCTCGGCTGCGGCCGCGCCCCGCGTGGAACTTCGTGGATAA
- a CDS encoding SDR family oxidoreductase: MNKIMIVTGGSRGIGAATALLAAQRGYAVCVNYLHNRKAAEEIVRNIEQIGRHAVAVAADVASEQDVVRLFETVDRELGRVTALVNNAGIVEQQTRLDGIDAARLQRIFATNVTGTFICSREAVRRMSTRHGGAGGGIVNVSSRASQIGSPGEYVDYAASKGAVDSLTIGLAKEVAEEGIRVNAVRPGFIYTGMHASGGEPNRVDRVKTFAPMKRGGKAEEVASAILWLLSEEASYTTGAFIEVSGGR, from the coding sequence ATGAACAAGATCATGATCGTGACCGGCGGCAGCCGTGGCATCGGCGCGGCAACAGCGCTGCTGGCCGCGCAGCGCGGCTACGCGGTCTGCGTGAACTATCTGCATAACCGCAAGGCCGCCGAGGAGATCGTGCGCAATATCGAGCAGATCGGCAGGCACGCCGTTGCCGTTGCCGCCGATGTGGCGTCGGAGCAGGATGTGGTGCGCCTGTTCGAGACGGTCGACAGGGAACTCGGGCGCGTGACCGCGCTGGTCAATAACGCCGGTATCGTCGAACAGCAGACGCGGCTGGACGGGATCGACGCCGCGCGCCTGCAGCGCATATTTGCGACCAATGTCACCGGAACATTCATCTGCTCGCGCGAGGCGGTGCGGCGCATGTCGACCCGACATGGCGGCGCGGGCGGCGGCATCGTCAATGTCTCATCCCGCGCGTCGCAGATCGGCTCTCCCGGGGAATACGTCGATTACGCGGCGTCCAAGGGGGCGGTCGATTCCCTGACCATCGGCCTGGCGAAAGAGGTCGCGGAAGAGGGCATCCGCGTCAATGCCGTGCGGCCGGGGTTCATCTATACCGGAATGCATGCCAGCGGCGGCGAGCCGAACCGGGTCGACCGCGTCAAGACCTTCGCGCCGATGAAGCGCGGCGGCAAGGCGGAGGAGGTCGCCAGCGCCATTCTCTGGCTGCTGTCAGAGGAGGCGTCCTATACCACCGGCGCCTTCATCGAGGTATCCGGCGGCCGATAA
- a CDS encoding YaiI/YqxD family protein yields the protein MRIWVDADACPNVIKDILFRAAERAQVTLTLVANQPIRTPPSQFIKALQVPAGFDVADDKIVELVEAGDLVITADIPLAAGVIEKGGHALDPRGEFYTKDNIKERLAMRKLMDELRSSGVETGGPSTFSNADRQAFANKLDRFLVGSSGR from the coding sequence ATGCGGATATGGGTCGATGCCGATGCCTGTCCGAATGTCATCAAGGACATCCTGTTCCGCGCCGCCGAGCGGGCGCAAGTCACGCTGACGCTGGTTGCCAACCAGCCGATCAGAACTCCGCCTTCGCAGTTCATCAAGGCGCTCCAGGTTCCGGCTGGATTCGACGTCGCCGACGACAAGATCGTCGAACTGGTCGAAGCCGGTGACCTGGTCATCACCGCCGACATTCCCCTCGCCGCCGGCGTCATAGAGAAGGGCGGCCACGCCCTTGATCCACGCGGCGAGTTTTATACCAAAGACAACATCAAGGAACGCCTGGCGATGCGCAAGCTCATGGACGAGTTGCGCAGCAGCGGCGTGGAGACCGGCGGCCCATCGACTTTCAGCAATGCCGACCGCCAGGCCTTTGCCAACAAGCTCGACCGCTTTCTGGTGGGAAGCAGCGGGCGGTAG
- the can gene encoding carbonate dehydratase — protein MKRLDRLLSNNRLWAAGVRSREPDYFTKLSQIQVPEFLWIGCSDSRVPANQITGLAPGEVFVHRNVANIVVHADLNCLSVLQYAVDVLKVKHVIVCGHYGCGGVTAAHDNLKLGLIDNWLRHVQDVGQKHRDALGAIPSREGRIARLCELNVIEQAVNVAQTTVVQDAWARGQELAVHGWAYDLNDGVIRDLKMSMEGPGELEDCYAAALAPADAVTAALGGKGLKL, from the coding sequence ATGAAACGACTCGACAGGCTGCTCTCGAACAATCGGCTCTGGGCCGCGGGCGTGCGCAGTCGGGAGCCGGATTATTTCACCAAGCTCTCCCAGATCCAGGTACCGGAGTTTTTATGGATCGGCTGCTCCGACAGCCGCGTTCCGGCGAACCAGATCACCGGCCTGGCGCCTGGTGAAGTCTTTGTCCATCGCAACGTCGCCAACATTGTCGTTCATGCCGACCTGAACTGCCTTTCGGTGCTGCAGTACGCCGTCGATGTGCTGAAGGTGAAGCACGTCATCGTCTGCGGACACTACGGCTGCGGCGGCGTGACGGCGGCGCACGACAACCTCAAGCTGGGATTGATCGACAACTGGCTGCGCCATGTGCAGGACGTAGGCCAAAAGCATCGCGATGCGCTCGGCGCGATCCCGAGCCGGGAAGGGCGGATTGCCCGTCTGTGCGAACTCAATGTGATCGAACAGGCGGTCAACGTCGCCCAGACCACCGTGGTCCAGGACGCCTGGGCGCGCGGGCAGGAGCTGGCCGTGCATGGCTGGGCTTACGACCTGAACGACGGCGTGATACGCGATCTGAAGATGTCCATGGAAGGACCGGGAGAATTGGAAGACTGCTATGCCGCGGCGCTGGCTCCTGCCGATGCCGTAACGGCAGCGCTTGGCGGAAAGGGCCTCAAGCTCTAA
- a CDS encoding RidA family protein, with protein MKKIFLLVAACFNLVLAGSLFAGEGGSVEFLNSGKVLPTTLPFSEAVRVGNTLYLSGQIGIVPGTMKLASGGIKEEAAQTLENIKTSLEAHGYSLANVVKCTVMLADIAEWGAFNEVYKTFFSKPYPARSAFGASGLALGARVEVECVAALDK; from the coding sequence ATGAAGAAGATCTTCTTGCTTGTTGCTGCCTGTTTCAATCTCGTGCTCGCAGGGTCGCTATTTGCCGGGGAGGGAGGGTCGGTCGAATTCCTGAACTCGGGCAAGGTGCTGCCCACGACGCTGCCGTTTTCGGAGGCCGTTCGCGTCGGCAATACGCTTTATCTGTCCGGGCAGATCGGCATTGTTCCCGGAACCATGAAGCTCGCGTCCGGAGGTATCAAGGAAGAAGCTGCGCAGACACTGGAGAATATCAAGACTTCGCTCGAGGCACATGGTTACTCGCTGGCCAATGTCGTGAAATGCACGGTCATGCTGGCGGACATAGCCGAGTGGGGAGCATTTAACGAAGTCTACAAGACCTTTTTCTCGAAGCCCTATCCCGCCCGAAGCGCTTTCGGCGCCAGCGGCCTGGCTCTCGGTGCCAGAGTGGAAGTGGAGTGCGTTGCTGCTCTGGACAAGTGA
- a CDS encoding EVE domain-containing protein: MSRNWIAIASAEHVRHGRQAGFMQVCHGKAAPLRRVQPEDRVIYYSPTLAFRGKEKLRAFTAIGIAKDREPYQFDMSEGFCPFRRDVKWLKAHDAPILPLLDELDFSAGKRNWGYQLRFGLFEISEHDLQIIAGAMGAKAPGYGALREPAALR, encoded by the coding sequence ATGAGCCGGAACTGGATAGCCATAGCATCGGCCGAGCACGTGCGCCATGGCCGACAGGCGGGATTCATGCAGGTCTGTCACGGCAAAGCCGCGCCATTGCGCCGCGTCCAGCCCGAGGACAGAGTCATCTACTACTCGCCGACACTCGCGTTCAGGGGCAAGGAAAAACTCCGGGCCTTCACGGCCATCGGCATTGCGAAGGACAGAGAGCCTTACCAGTTCGACATGAGCGAAGGCTTCTGCCCCTTCCGCCGCGACGTGAAATGGTTGAAGGCGCACGACGCGCCGATCCTTCCGCTGCTGGACGAACTCGACTTCTCGGCCGGGAAACGTAACTGGGGATACCAGCTTCGCTTTGGCCTGTTCGAGATCAGCGAGCACGATCTACAGATCATTGCCGGGGCGATGGGGGCGAAGGCGCCTGGGTATGGAGCTCTGCGGGAACCGGCAGCTCTGCGGTAA
- a CDS encoding VOC family protein, protein MPQPNLVILYVDSPPASAAFYSDLLGIKPVESSPTFAMFALETGTMLGLWARHTVQPVTSVAGGGGELAFTVADASAVRTLHADWSKRGLKIAQAPVEMEFGHTFVALDPDGHRLRVFAPTAP, encoded by the coding sequence ATGCCCCAACCGAACCTCGTCATCCTCTACGTCGACAGCCCGCCGGCCAGCGCCGCATTCTATTCCGATCTGCTTGGCATCAAGCCCGTGGAATCTTCGCCGACCTTCGCGATGTTCGCCCTAGAAACCGGCACCATGCTCGGACTATGGGCGCGGCACACAGTACAACCCGTCACTTCCGTAGCGGGTGGCGGCGGCGAACTCGCCTTCACCGTTGCCGATGCCAGCGCGGTGCGCACTCTGCATGCCGATTGGAGCAAGCGCGGTCTGAAGATCGCGCAGGCACCGGTCGAGATGGAATTCGGCCACACCTTCGTCGCCCTCGATCCGGACGGGCACCGCCTGCGTGTGTTTGCTCCGACCGCGCCATGA
- a CDS encoding YafY family transcriptional regulator, producing MSRAQRLLDLIQLLRGYRYPVRGGKLASALGISLRTLYRDIATLQAQGATIDGAPGLGYILRPGFMLPPLMFSQDEIEALALGSRWVADRGDARLGQAAREAISKIAAVLPADLRNDLDDSALLIGPGGPIAAGDAELEAIRRAIRLERKLAITYLDLKETETRRTVWPFAVGFFDRARVVVAWCELRQGFRHFRTDRITALTLEETRYPRRRQALFKEWRAAEGIPPQ from the coding sequence TTGTCGCGGGCTCAACGTCTGCTCGATTTGATCCAGCTCCTGCGCGGCTACCGGTACCCGGTGCGCGGTGGGAAGCTTGCGTCCGCACTCGGCATCAGCCTGCGCACGCTGTATCGCGACATCGCAACGCTGCAGGCGCAAGGCGCCACCATCGACGGTGCGCCGGGACTCGGTTATATCCTGCGACCCGGCTTTATGCTGCCGCCCTTGATGTTCTCGCAGGACGAAATCGAGGCGCTGGCGCTCGGTTCCCGTTGGGTGGCCGACCGGGGCGATGCCCGGCTCGGGCAAGCCGCGCGCGAAGCCATTTCCAAGATAGCCGCCGTACTGCCGGCGGATCTGCGCAACGACCTCGACGATTCCGCGCTGCTCATCGGTCCCGGTGGGCCGATCGCCGCAGGCGACGCGGAACTCGAAGCCATCCGCAGGGCGATACGACTGGAGCGCAAACTCGCCATCACCTATCTCGACCTCAAGGAAACCGAAACCAGGCGCACGGTCTGGCCCTTTGCCGTCGGCTTCTTCGATCGCGCGCGTGTCGTGGTGGCCTGGTGCGAACTGCGCCAGGGGTTCAGGCATTTCCGTACGGACCGGATCACGGCCCTGACGCTGGAAGAAACGCGCTATCCGCGCCGGCGCCAGGCGCTTTTCAAGGAATGGCGGGCGGCCGAGGGCATTCCTCCGCAGTAA
- a CDS encoding acetylornithine transaminase → MKFDDFPAKTLMEITTRPPLVFVRGEGSWLWDHEGKRYLDFVQGWAVNCLGHCPAVITNALVEQSRKLITPSPAFYNEPSMQFARRIVEHSCFQRVFFTNSGAEANEGAIKLARKWGARNKGGAYEIITFEDSFHGRTLATMSASGKPQFRELFEPKVPGFPKAKLNDLASVERLITDRTVAIMLEPIQGETGVIIATDAFMRELRELTRQRGLLLIVDEIQTGVGRTGKLWGYEHSGIEPDIMTLGKGLGGGVPLAALVAKENVSCFESGDQGGTFNGNPLMAAVGCAIMDVILARGFLESVEERGAYLMKSLSALSVRRDLGEVRGRGLLVALDLKKDIAARVVELARDDGLLLNAPRPNLLRFMPALNLSLEETDTMLAMLEDVLRQVKESWPRSAGGFAFIRS, encoded by the coding sequence ATGAAATTCGACGACTTTCCCGCGAAGACGTTGATGGAGATCACGACCAGGCCGCCGCTCGTGTTCGTTCGCGGAGAAGGATCCTGGCTGTGGGATCACGAGGGTAAGCGTTATCTCGACTTCGTGCAGGGCTGGGCGGTCAACTGCTTAGGCCACTGTCCGGCGGTGATTACAAATGCGCTGGTCGAGCAGTCGCGCAAACTGATCACGCCGAGTCCCGCGTTCTACAACGAGCCGTCCATGCAGTTCGCCCGGCGCATCGTCGAGCACAGTTGCTTTCAGCGAGTGTTCTTCACCAACAGCGGGGCGGAGGCCAACGAAGGCGCGATCAAGCTCGCGCGCAAGTGGGGCGCCCGTAACAAAGGCGGCGCCTACGAGATCATCACTTTCGAGGACTCGTTCCACGGGCGTACGCTGGCCACCATGTCGGCGTCGGGCAAGCCGCAGTTCCGCGAGCTGTTCGAACCGAAGGTGCCGGGCTTTCCGAAGGCGAAGCTCAACGATCTCGCATCGGTTGAGCGCCTGATCACCGACAGGACGGTTGCGATCATGCTGGAACCCATCCAGGGCGAGACCGGCGTCATCATCGCAACAGACGCCTTCATGCGCGAACTTCGCGAACTGACGCGGCAGCGTGGCCTGCTGCTCATCGTCGATGAAATCCAGACCGGGGTAGGCCGCACCGGCAAGCTGTGGGGCTATGAGCATTCCGGCATCGAGCCCGACATCATGACGCTTGGCAAAGGATTGGGTGGCGGCGTCCCGCTTGCCGCACTGGTTGCGAAGGAGAATGTGTCCTGCTTCGAGTCCGGTGATCAGGGCGGCACATTCAATGGCAACCCGCTCATGGCTGCGGTCGGTTGCGCGATCATGGACGTCATACTCGCACGCGGGTTTCTCGAAAGCGTCGAGGAGCGGGGTGCTTATCTTATGAAAAGCCTGTCAGCGCTATCAGTCCGCCGCGATCTGGGCGAGGTACGCGGTCGCGGGCTGCTGGTGGCGCTCGACTTGAAAAAGGACATCGCAGCCAGGGTGGTGGAACTGGCGCGCGACGACGGGCTGCTACTCAACGCACCGCGACCGAACCTGTTGCGCTTCATGCCTGCGCTGAATCTGTCGCTGGAAGAGACCGACACCATGCTGGCGATGCTGGAGGACGTCTTGCGCCAGGTGAAGGAATCCTGGCCACGCAGTGCCGGCGGTTTCGCCTTCATCAGGTCGTGA